One Sphingomonas sp. SUN039 genomic window carries:
- a CDS encoding SDR family NAD(P)-dependent oxidoreductase — translation MDLGFEGKRILVLGGGLGIGEATVRLIAVEGAHVAIVDRELERAQAVADAVAAHGGTAVAYCIDVLDDYALVAGIAQIERGFGPLDGMATVIGMAAWGALIDIDMATWDADQDRNLRYFFLAAREVARCMIARRAAGSIVCVGSVNGIRSAPNHGAYGAAKAGLINLVATMATEWSPFGIRVNVVAPGPIVTPRIPHTGEEGERKMMVNVPMHRRGSVEDIAKGIAFFLSDLSPYVTGQTLAVDGGSLATNPFIPLADGHASAP, via the coding sequence ATGGATCTGGGGTTCGAAGGCAAACGCATCCTCGTGCTCGGCGGCGGGCTCGGGATCGGTGAGGCGACGGTCCGGCTAATCGCAGTGGAAGGCGCCCATGTTGCCATCGTCGACCGCGAGCTCGAACGCGCGCAGGCCGTCGCGGACGCTGTTGCCGCACACGGCGGCACGGCAGTGGCCTATTGCATCGATGTACTCGATGACTACGCGCTCGTGGCCGGCATCGCGCAGATCGAGCGCGGTTTCGGCCCGCTCGATGGCATGGCGACGGTGATTGGGATGGCCGCCTGGGGCGCCCTGATCGACATCGATATGGCGACCTGGGACGCTGACCAGGACCGCAATTTGCGCTATTTTTTCCTCGCCGCCCGCGAAGTTGCGCGCTGCATGATAGCGCGGCGCGCAGCGGGCAGCATCGTCTGCGTCGGGTCGGTCAATGGCATCCGGTCCGCACCGAACCACGGAGCCTATGGCGCGGCCAAGGCGGGTCTGATCAACCTCGTCGCCACAATGGCCACCGAATGGTCGCCGTTCGGCATCCGCGTCAACGTCGTCGCTCCCGGTCCGATCGTCACCCCGCGCATCCCCCACACCGGCGAAGAAGGCGAACGCAAGATGATGGTCAATGTGCCAATGCACCGGCGCGGCAGTGTCGAGGACATTGCCAAGGGCATCGCTTTCTTCCTCTCTGACCTATCGCCCTATGTCACAGGGCAGACGCTTGCGGTCGATGGCGGCTCGCTTGCCACCAATCCGTTCATCCCGCTGGCGGACGGCCACGCGTCCGCACCATGA